GGATTTATTATGGAGCCCCGCGATAGTCGGCGTCGATAACAATTcgtttgttgctttgtttgtTACCAGGAGCCCTGCAGTGGTAAACAGCTCAAAATGGAAGTCGCATTCACTATGATTTTTGTCTGTCGACTTTCTCTGATTCattttctcctcttttcttttaggATGAAAAACTACCAACTAGCTAACGTACGGCTCAACAGTTCCGTTGACCTTGCCCTGAAAGACCATCTACTAGTCACTACTTCGATCCAGGATGGCAACTCCAGAAATTACAGGGGAAGGGAACTTCAATAATGAGCAGAAACCCCTTATCATCTTGTCAGGGAGCCCAGTCGACAATCCTGCAATGGAAGACGCTACCGCTGAGCAAGAATATATATCTTCTGGTGAATCAGACGACGATGGAGAAAAGCAGCCCGCAGAGGATCTAAACGACGTGACAAAAAGACGTCGAGCACAGAATGCTCAGTTTGAGGCTCTGTAAGTTCCCATTCAAGAGCTCTACCCGACTATTAGACCTAATTGAAATAGGCTTTCAAAACGTGCTGATACAGGCCCGGTGACGAAGAAAACTGTACGCGCAGATATCCCCGATGCTGAGCTTTCTACTGCACACTTAGTTGCACGAAAAGACCTAGGACATGGGGTGTTGGATCCTCGGGAATACCAGCTGGAGCTCTTCGAGAGGGCTAAGGCACAAAACACGATTGCGGTTCTCGATACGGGTTAGTGTTGAGTTACAACTCCCGTTTGACTTTGATGACTTTGCTGTCTAACAGGATACCATTATAGGGTCTGGAAAGACGTTGATTGCCGTGCTGTTGCTGAAGCACGTCATCGAGAAAGAGCTGAACGATCGTGCTGAGGGAAAGCCACCTCGCATTTCATTCTTTCTGGTATGCAGGGAAATGAACAATCGTATGAGGAATATTAATAGCTAAAGTCAAGCAGGTCGACAGCGTCACACTCGTATATCAGCAGGGTGCTGTGTTGCGCAACAACCTCGACCAAAATGTTGGTCAGTTCTTCGGTGCCATGGGAGCAGACTTGTGGAACAAGCAGACCTGGGACGAGCACTTCAACGCGAATATGGTAATTGTATGCACGGCAGAGATTTTAAACCAATGTCTCCTCAACTCGTACTTGAGGATGGATCAGATCAATTTGTTGATCTTCGACGAGGCACATCACACCAAGAAGAATCACGCTTATGCGCGGTTAGTGTTGAGGGTTTCAAGAAAAGGAACTGTGACTGACTTAATATCCTAGGATTATTCGCGATTCATATCTCAAAAACCCTCCGTCCAAGCGCCCGAGAGTATTTGGGATGACCGCATCACCGATTGACGCTCGAGGTGATATCGTAGATGCAGCCGCGTATGTCCCGATATGATCGAGAAATATAATATTACACTAATCGAAGATAGAAAGCTAGAGACACTGCTGGATAGCCAGATTGCAACAACCTCGAACTTGACCCTCCTACGACAATTCATCAAACGTCCAACAGAGAGGGAATGGGCATACGACAGGCTTGAAGCACCATTCGGGACCGAATTGTACAAATCCATGAAAGACCGCTTTGGTGACATCGCATCATTGGAACCCGTCTTCAGATTTGCTTGGAACGCCAGCTCCGAACTGGGCAAATGGTGTTCAGATCGGGCATGGGCTCATGCTCTAGCAGAAGATGTACTGCCAAAGCTCGAAGGTCAAGTCAGCAAAGCCATTAATGAGGAAAGCTCTGGGAGGGTCCGTGAAAGCGCATATAAGGAGATTGAACGGATCAAGGATGCCAGCGACATTGTCAGGAACCATACCTTCGATAGCCCCGATGCTCCCGGCTCACTCAGCTCTAAAGTGCAGCTCTTGTATAAAGAACTTCGCAAGCAGTTTGAATACCCCACGGACACCAAATGCATTGTCTTTACCGACATGCGATACACGGCCAGGATATTATTTGAGCTATTCACCGAATTGAACATTCCATACATGCGTCCCGGTGTGCTGGTTGGCGTCCGGACCGGTGATCTCGCCGCAATGAACATAACCTTCCGTCAACAGTTCATTGCGCTGGTTAAGTTCCGAAAAGGAGAAATAAATTGCTTGGTAAGGATTGACTCAACGCGTGAACTGTGCTGTGCGCCAACTATATCTAGTTTGCCACTTCGGTAGCTGAAGAGGGACTCGATATTCCGGACTGTAACTTGGTTGTCAGGTTTGATCTATACCATACCCTCATCCAGTATGTACAGAGCCGAGGTCGGGCGCGGCATTCTGATTCAACTGTACGTACCTCAAGCAACAGCCATGGGAGACCTATGATTGATGTTCTGTCTAGTATGCTACCATGGTTGAAAAGGATAACGTTGAACATCGAGAACGACTTGCGGAAGTTCGAGATGCTGAGGTACGTCAATGTCAAGCTTAGTAGCGCATGGATATTCTAATTCGCCGTTAGCAAACTATGCAGAGCTTTTGTGAAGCCCTACCAGAAGATCGACTGCTCAACGGCGGCGAGCATGACTTGGAGACGATTCtccaacatgaggaaggcaAAAGAACATACAAGATTGCGTCCACAGGAGCAATGTTAACGTACCATTCGGCAATGGCTATTCTTGCGCGCTATGCCAGCTCTTTGGTAGGAATTATTTTCTTGTCTGATCATTGACTAGCGCTAATGAAGCACATGCAGCAATATGAGAAAGAGTCATTGACCCAAGTTACATACGTTACCCTTCCCGTGAACAATACTTATGTCTGTGAAGTTATCCTACCGGAGAAGTCGCCCATTCGAGGAATAACTGGAAGCCCGGCGATGAAAAAGTCGAGCGCAAAGCAGTGCGCAGCATTTGATGCTTGTCTCCTACTGCGAAAACACAAGCTGCTCGATGATCATTTCAACTCGATCTATCATAGGCGGCTACCTGCTATGCGGAATGCAAAACTGGCCATCACGTCGAAGCATACAAATGAATACGACATGATATCCAAGCCGTCTTTCTGGGATATTCCGGAGGGAGCCTTGCCAACCAATCTCTATGCTGTTCTCATCTCGTTCAAACCCTCGGAGCCTCTCTCAAGAGCACACGGCGATATCATCTTGCTTGGACGGGAAAGGCTCCCAGATTTTCCGTCATTTTCCATTTTCCttgatgaggatgtggaAACCAACATCAGCTCAACAACTGTACTCGACGTCTTGGAGGTCTCCGATGAAGAGCTGGATTGCCTAACTGATTTCACGCTTCGCGTCTTTCGCGATGTTTTCCACAAGGTATATACTAAGGAACCAAAGAAAATTCCATACTGGCTTGCCCCAGCAGTTCAGTCGACTGAACTGAATAGCTTTATTCCGTCTCGCGATTTAATCGACTGGGAAACGCTATCTTTCGTCCAGCAAAACGAGGAGTTCCAATTCTCCTCTGACATTGACCCAAAGTCGTTGGTCAATCGACTCGTTTATGATCCCTGGGATGGTAGGTTCCGGCTCTTTACCGGTGAAGTTGATGATACTCTGCGCCCCACTGACCCTCCACCGGAATGGGTGCATCGTCGGAGACACATGGACAACATCATGAGCTACTGCGTTAGTCTTTCTAAGAACTCACGTGCTAAATTCTTCGCGAAAGCCAATTGGGACCAGCCAGTTTTTCATGCTCAATTGATTCGTCTTCGAAGAAATCTACTAGACAAAATGGTGGATCAGGAAAGAGAAGTCGAAACCAGAAGCGTCGTCTGCCTGGAAGCCCTGAGAATATCAGCTGTTTGTCTTCCCTTCAGTTACTATAATCAATATTTCTACTGACATTACCAAAGATTCCGACCTCACTTGTTACTTCATTCCTCGCCTTCCCTGCAATTATTAGCAGAATGGATTCCCATCTGATTACCCTCGATGCGTGTAAAACTCTGGACTTGACCGTCCATCCTGAGTTTGCCTTGGAAGCATTCACGAAAGATTCCGACAACACCGAGGAACACAAGGGCCAGCAGATCCATTTCCAGCGTGGTATGGGAAAGAATTACGAGCGCCTTGAGTTCCTGGGCGATTGTTTCCTGAAGATGGCAACGTCCATTGCCTTGTTCACGCAGAAGCCTGACGATGACGAGTACGACTATCACGTCAACCGGATGTGTCTTATTTGCAACAAGAATCTGTTCAATGTCGCCATCAAGAAGAAGCTTTACATGTACATTAGGAGCCGTGGATTTTCCAGACACACATGGTACCCGGTAGGTCTTACGCTGCAAAAGGGTAAAGATCACAGCAAGAAGGTTACCTCAGAAAGCAAACACTCATTGGGAGAGAAGACAATTGCCGACGTGTGCGAAGCGTTGATCGGTGCATCCCTGCTCTCGGGTGCCCCCGACCACCGGTTCGACATGGCTGTCAAAGCAGTCAGTGCACTAGTTGGCAGTGAGAATCACACGGCAACGAACTGGAAAGACTATTTCAGTGTCTACTCTCTTCCTCAATACCAGACTATGAAAGCAGATGGGTTTGAAATTGACCTCGCCAAAAAAGTGGAGGAGAAATTGGGTTATCAATTTCGTTATCCCCGACTGTTGCGGTCTGCATTTACTCACCCTTCATACCCTTCAGCGTGGGCTAAGGTGCCGTGTTATCAGCGACTTGAGTTCTTGGGTGATTCGTTGCTGGATATGGTCTGTGTTGAAGATCTGTACACGAGGTTTCCTGATAAGGACCCCCAATGGCTCACAGAGCACAAGGTGAGCCTACAGATAAGAATCATGAGCACGACTAACAATTCTTAGATGGCGATGGTATCCAACAAGTTCCTGGGTGCACTATCAGTGCGACTCCAACTCCACACACACCTCCGGCACTTCAGCAACCCATTGCAGTCTCAGATCACTCATTATGCTGAGGAGATTCAGACTGCGGAGGCTGAGGGCGAGGGCGCTGTGGACTACTGGGTTGGTACTAAAGATCCGCCGAAAGTAGGTCTCATGTATACTTCTCAATCTTGAGTGCTACGTTTGACTGACAGGATATATAGTGCTTGTCTGACATGGTCGAGTCTTACCTTGGAGCTGTGTTTGTCGATTCGGAGTTCAACTTCGAAGTGATTGAAACATTCTTCAACAAATATGTCAAGCCGTTCTTCCACGACATGTCCATCTACGATACGTTTGCCAACAAGCACCCAACTGTAAGACCCGCCTTGTCCCGATATATATTATATCGGTAACACCTTCAGTCGTTGACCCCAGCTAATCCATATACAGACCTACCTGCACAACAAACTCACCAACGAGTATGGATGCACCAACTACTGCCTCAAAGCGGGTGAATTCCCGGGAGTCGATGGAACCCCTGCCAGTGTACTCGCCGCAGTGATAGTACATGACGCCGTCATTGGTGAAGCAACGGCATCTTCTGGCCGCTACGCCAAAGTCAAAGCGAGTGAGAAAACCTTGGCTTTGCTTGAAGAGATCTCGCCTGCCGAATTCCGCGAAAAATACCATTGCGACTGCCGCGAGGTCAAGGATGGCCAGGATAATATGCCGGATGTTGGAACTGCAATTTAGCCATGTTTGATAAAGAATTGAGCTGCAGATAGTAATTTCAGTATTTTCATGCTGTTAGAAAGTGATTCAAATTGTCATTCGTTTTTGCATGATCGTAGTCTGAGTCAGGAACAGCGCGGACCAGTGGTTAAGGCGGAGATAAACCAGGGAACGTCACATGCTGCCGCCGTTTGGCGCTAACCGTAATAGGACTAGAACGGAACTCCCCTGACCGCGTCCCACTGCGCCGGGAGAGCCAAAGGATAGCCTCACCTTCTGGACAGGTCGACCGCTTGATTCTCCGGACGGGCTCCTTtcgtcttttttctctttgatACCTTGTCTAGTCAAGATACCCTGTCGTATTTTCTTTCTGTTAATATTACTGTTTGCATTTACGCCTTTGTTTACACGAGTCTGACGGCGCGTTTGTTATCAACATTCCCTCTCGTCCGGCCGCCGCGGgctttccgatccttttcctaACGTCTAACGCTCGATGATCTTCGCTTCCCGAATCCCATAAGAGAATCTCAACGATGGAGGTCGCCTCGACAGAGGTGTCCAATGGTGTGCCCGCGCCGCCCCAGGCGTTGTTCGTTGATCCCGGTGTTGTGATTCAGTATCTGGCGGAGGTGCTGCAGGTGACTTTGGGCGCTCTGAAAACCGAGCTGGAGAGCACTGGCAGCTTGCTATCGCCGAGCAAGTACAACGACACCGTACAGCGATGTATGCGATTCGCTTCGGAGGCGCAGGTCGCTTTGTATGTGCAGAAGGATATTGTGGCATCTGAAGATACTACAGATGGGACGGAGGATGGTCAAGGTATGTGCGGTGTGGGCGGCGGGGTGAATTGCTTGAGGGAACAGATAGTTGACTGATACGCTTGCTCGAATCTAGCATCGTCCACCCAGTATGTGTACAATCTTTCCGCCGAAATCTCCTCTGCCTCTACGACTGTCTCGTCGGTTGCGTTCATTAAACGTCCTGCCCCGATTGATCCTACCGTTCCTATCGCGACGCAGATCCAGGTGATGAACCTTCCTGGTCTTGCGTCGCTCAACAATGCCCAAGCCCAACAGGGCTCTTCCATGTCGCCGTACGAAATCCTACACTTGCTAGTACACCACGGGCTGAGTCCCTATTTCGAGGCCTATACCCGGAATCAAGATGCGGTGACGGGGTCCAAGCCCCGAACGGACACAGAGGCTAAAACTGGAGTTCCTGGCACGAAGAAGAAGTTTGCAGAGTTGGAACTTGGGCTTCTGCATTTGCAGCAGAATGTTGAGATCCCGACTTTGAACCTGCCTCTCCATGAGGTAGTGCAGGCTGCTTTGGATGAGGCCGCAGCGCGTGGGCTCCCTAAAGCTACCACGGACCTGATTGACTCCGCAACGCTTGACAACAGCGGATTCATCAACAGCATCCAGAACACCGTTAACGCTTGGATTCGGTCTATCCAAACGATTACGAAGATGTCCCGCGATGCGGACAGCGGCTCGGCAGCCCAAGAGATCAATTTCTGGTTGTCCATGGAGACAGCATTGGAGGGCATCGAGAATCAGCTTCGTCGTGATGGTGTCCAGCTGACTATGGATATTCTCCGTCATGCCAAGCGTTACCAAGCGACTCTCAGTTTCTCTGCGGATACCGGTTTGCGGGAGGCCATGGACCTAGTCCAGAAGTACAACCAGTTGATGCGAGACTTCCCGTTGGATGAGCTTTTGTCCGCCACCACGCTGCAGAAGGTGCAGGAGTCGCTGAATCTTATCTTCGGCCATCTGAACAAGAAGTTGAAGATCTGTCCGTATCCGATTAAGCGAGCGCTTGCCCTTGTTGAGGCCATCTCAGGTGACCTTGACGCACAGATTCACAGTCTGCTTCATGGCCGGACGATCCTGCACTTGGATTACCGCGAGTTCCGCTCTTTGATGAAGACTGCCGGTGCCATTTGGCGCACCTGGGACGAGAATCTGAAGGAATTCACCAGTGTGGCTCGTGAATCTACCCGTCGTCGCAACGAGAAATTCATTCCAATTAAGATTACACCTCGCCATGAGAAGACTCAAGAACGGTTGAAGTACATCAACACTTTCCGCGTCAACCACGAGCAACTGCAGAGGACTATCGTCAACGTCTTGGGTCCGAAGAGCTCATCGTCTGGTGATGCGACAGCAGCTGGTTCTGATGAGGCTGTCATCGTGGAGGAGATTGGTGATGTAGACGCCGTGGAGGAGGTTGCACAGGCCTATGCTGCTCTGAAGAATGTTGACGTGCTTGACGTCTCTCCTGAAGGCACACAACTCTGGATCCAAGAAGAAATCGCTTACAACGAGCGTACCTCCCGTGTTGAGAACTCCATCATCGCCCGCCTCCGTGACCGTCTGGCTACCGCAAAGAACGCCAATGAGATGTTCCGGGTGTTCTCCAAGTTCAATGCACTCCTTGTCCGTCCTAAGATTCGGGGTGCTATTGGTGAATACCAGACCCAGCTCATTGAAAACGTGAAACAGGACATTTCGGCTTTGCACGAGCGCTTCAAGCAACAATATGGTTACTCAGAAGCGCATGCGATGTCCCAACTACGTGATCTCCCACCTGTTTCTGGTGCGATTATCTGGGCGCGCCAAATCGAACGCCAGCTCGAGGGATACATGCGGAAGGTCGAGGATGTCCTTGGTGAAGACTGGCATCTGCATTCGGAGGGCCAGAAGCTTCAAGCAGAAAGCAGCTTGTTCCGCAAGAAGCTCGATACCCGGCAAGTGTTTGACTCCTGGATGCATGATGTCCAAAGGAGACACATATCGATCTCTGGATATCTGTTCAACATCGTCAAGAACCGCGCTGCCGGAAACAGCCTGGAGTTGGCCGTCAATTTTGACGCTCAGGTTATTGCTCTGTTCAAGGAAGTTCGCAACCTCACCTGGCTCAACTTCCACGTGCCTCATGCGGTGAGCAACATCTCCAAGGTCGCCAAGCGTGTGTATCCGTATGCTATCAGTTTGATGGAGAGCGTTCGGACGCTGCTGCAGACTAGCCGCTCGATTGCATCGATGGCTGAGGTTGCGATACTCCTTAATGGATACATCAATGACACACAGGGCATGATTCAGAAGGGTGTCCGCCTGAGGTGGGAATCACTTGTTCATTCGTACGAACTTCACCTTAAGGAATCGGCTCTGGCAAACGGTGCCATCGACTCTACTCTTGCCACCCGTGGTGAGAGCAAGCACATCCAGTTCGTCCGCGAGTTCGCAGGTTCCGCCTCCGTGCTGCAGTCCAAGACTGCAGTTTTGGCTTCTATCAATGAGAGCATCCAGAAAGCGATTCACGAGCTCAAGACCTGCCCGTATGAGGCGCCTGCATTCAAGCAACGCTTGGACACTATTCAGATGGCTGTCGACAAATTGAACCTGGAAAACTACGTCAACCTCGGATACTGGGTTGCGAGCCTCAACCAGAAGATCGAGGCCATCCTGTGCGAGCGTCTTACTCGTGCCATTCGTGAATGGATCACTGCATTCCAGGAAGCAAAGGATGAGCAGCAGAACACGCAAACTTCCATTGGTACCCAGTACCCCGCAACAGGCGATGTCGAAGCGACAGTCTACAATATCGAATTCCCTGAGTTGACGCATGAGATCTCTATGCGGAACCAGGTGCTGCATCTGGACCCGCCGTTGCAATATGCACGGGCGAGCTGGTTCTCGCAATTCGATCATTGGCTGGGCGTCATTTGTAATCTGGAGAGGATCAAGTCTTCCCGGTACCAAATTTCGATCGAGGTAGAAAAAGCTCACGTTTCGGAAACTTGTTTCGCCAACTTGCCGCAGTACTGTACCGATGGCCTCAACCAAGTTTACAGCGCCGTGGAGACCCGTGTGAAGGAGGTATCCGAGTACGTCGACAAATGGTTGCAGTTCCAATCACTTTGGGATCTGCGCTCTGAGCACGTCTACGATATCCTTGGTGATGACCTTTCCCAATGGCTGCAGTTGTTGCAGGAGATTCGCAAGAGCCGTGCCACCTTTGATACGTCCGAGGTCAGCCGTTCGTTCGGAAATATCAAAATCGACTACGAGCAAGTCCAGACCAGGGTCAACGCCAAATATGACCAGTGGCAGCACGAAATTCTCCTAAAGTTCGGCTCCAAGCTTGGTGGTCGCATGCGGGAAGTCCACTCGGACATTGCTTCTGCCCGTCGCGACTTGGAAGGCCAGACGCTGGAGGCATCCTCTACGGCACACGCCGTGTCTTTTATCACAATTGTCCAGCAATGCAAGCGCAAGGCTAAGGTCTGGGAGCCGGAAGTTGACCTCTTCCGTCAAGGTCAGGCCACGCTCGCCCGCCAGCGTTATCAATTTCCCAGCGACTGGCTCCACGTGGAGAACGTTGATGGCGAATGGGCAGCTTTGAACGAACTGCTCGCGCGAAAGAGCAAGATCGTCCAGGACCAGACTGAGGGATTGCGCGCGAAGATCGCTGCTGAAGACAAGGTGATCAGTGACAAGATCGCGGAAGTGATCGCCCAGTGGAATGAAGAAAAACCGATTTCCGGTACCATTCCTCCGGACGAGGCTTCTCGCACTCTAAGCATGTTCCAGACCCGTCTCGAATCGCTCCAGTCAGAGTTCGAAATGGTTTCGAGGGCGAAGGAGGCTCTTGACTTGCCTGCCAGCTCCCAGTCCTCTTTGCCGCAAATCCTGGAAGAAGTTCAGGACTTTATGTCCGTCTGGGCGGCGTTGTCCACTATCTGGAAGAGTTTGAATGACCTCCGCGAAACGCTGTGGACAAGTATTCAGCCTCGCAAACTTCGTCAAGCCATCGATGGTTTGATCAAGATGACCAAGGAGATGCCAAGTCGTATGCGACAGTATGCAGCGTTTGAGCACGTTCAGAACGTTCTTCGACAACTGCTTAAGGTTAACCCTCTCCTATCGGACATGAAGTCTGAAGCCGTCCGCGAGCGACACTGGCAGAAGATCTACAAGGCCCTAAAACCTGGCAAGAGATTCTCGCTTGTCTCCCTTACTCTTGGAGATGTCTGGGATCTGAACCTGGTCGCTACCGAGGTCGTCATTCGCGACATTATCGCCCAAGCTCAAGGTGAAATGGCATTAGAAGAGTTCCTGAG
This region of Aspergillus chevalieri M1 DNA, chromosome 4, nearly complete sequence genomic DNA includes:
- the DCL1 gene encoding putative RNA helicase/RNAse III (COG:A;~EggNog:ENOG410PGGB;~InterPro:IPR027417,IPR038248,IPR005034,IPR036389, IPR000999,IPR001650,IPR014001,IPR006935;~PFAM:PF03368,PF00270,PF00271,PF04851,PF00636, PF14622;~go_function: GO:0003677 - DNA binding [Evidence IEA];~go_function: GO:0004525 - ribonuclease III activity [Evidence IEA];~go_function: GO:0005524 - ATP binding [Evidence IEA];~go_function: GO:0016787 - hydrolase activity [Evidence IEA];~go_function: GO:0016891 - endoribonuclease activity, producing 5'-phosphomonoesters [Evidence IEA];~go_process: GO:0006396 - RNA processing [Evidence IEA]) gives rise to the protein MEDATAEQEYISSGESDDDGEKQPAEDLNDVTKRRRAQNAQFEALLSKRADTGPVTKKTVRADIPDAELSTAHLVARKDLGHGVLDPREYQLELFERAKAQNTIAVLDTGSGKTLIAVLLLKHVIEKELNDRAEGKPPRISFFLVDSVTLVYQQGAVLRNNLDQNVGQFFGAMGADLWNKQTWDEHFNANMVIVCTAEILNQCLLNSYLRMDQINLLIFDEAHHTKKNHAYARIIRDSYLKNPPSKRPRVFGMTASPIDARGDIVDAAAKLETLLDSQIATTSNLTLLRQFIKRPTEREWAYDRLEAPFGTELYKSMKDRFGDIASLEPVFRFAWNASSELGKWCSDRAWAHALAEDVLPKLEGQVSKAINEESSGRVRESAYKEIERIKDASDIVRNHTFDSPDAPGSLSSKVQLLYKELRKQFEYPTDTKCIVFTDMRYTARILFELFTELNIPYMRPGVLVGVRTGDLAAMNITFRQQFIALVKFRKGEINCLFATSVAEEGLDIPDCNLVVRFDLYHTLIQYVQSRGRARHSDSTYATMVEKDNVEHRERLAEVRDAEQTMQSFCEALPEDRLLNGGEHDLETILQHEEGKRTYKIASTGAMLTYHSAMAILARYASSLQYEKESLTQVTYVTLPVNNTYVCEVILPEKSPIRGITGSPAMKKSSAKQCAAFDACLLLRKHKLLDDHFNSIYHRRLPAMRNAKLAITSKHTNEYDMISKPSFWDIPEGALPTNLYAVLISFKPSEPLSRAHGDIILLGRERLPDFPSFSIFLDEDVETNISSTTVLDVLEVSDEELDCLTDFTLRVFRDVFHKVYTKEPKKIPYWLAPAVQSTELNSFIPSRDLIDWETLSFVQQNEEFQFSSDIDPKSLVNRLVYDPWDGRFRLFTGEVDDTLRPTDPPPEWVHRRRHMDNIMSYCVSLSKNSRAKFFAKANWDQPVFHAQLIRLRRNLLDKMVDQEREVETRSVVCLEALRISAIPTSLVTSFLAFPAIISRMDSHLITLDACKTLDLTVHPEFALEAFTKDSDNTEEHKGQQIHFQRGMGKNYERLEFLGDCFLKMATSIALFTQKPDDDEYDYHVNRMCLICNKNLFNVAIKKKLYMYIRSRGFSRHTWYPVGLTLQKGKDHSKKVTSESKHSLGEKTIADVCEALIGASLLSGAPDHRFDMAVKAVSALVGSENHTATNWKDYFSVYSLPQYQTMKADGFEIDLAKKVEEKLGYQFRYPRLLRSAFTHPSYPSAWAKVPCYQRLEFLGDSLLDMVCVEDLYTRFPDKDPQWLTEHKMAMVSNKFLGALSVRLQLHTHLRHFSNPLQSQITHYAEEIQTAEAEGEGAVDYWVGTKDPPKCLSDMVESYLGAVFVDSEFNFEVIETFFNKYVKPFFHDMSIYDTFANKHPTTYLHNKLTNEYGCTNYCLKAGEFPGVDGTPASVLAAVIVHDAVIGEATASSGRYAKVKASEKTLALLEEISPAEFREKYHCDCREVKDGQDNMPDVGTAI